In a genomic window of Panthera tigris isolate Pti1 chromosome D4, P.tigris_Pti1_mat1.1, whole genome shotgun sequence:
- the FAM205A gene encoding protein FAM205A, translating into MLRSTFVLWDFEYTLYVYVFIFIILLIIWQVKRSYHGLRLEPQRSCCPRHRRVRIRDAAFRARRLSREEAEKPWELLSVMKSQGWLPQEGSVRRLLCADTCCQICNSMALEIQQLLAGENTLICPPSSEPLQGSSCLEILSMSNVSLEQNLDQCSLHSKALVYPSVTPPVLQSIDQKCLTQSAAQSTGTARVHNYWAEHHQLGQGFQITGVPRGQETMSCSRLEEARLTVNQQEMMQSTPNHVYGNKGQQPLNSQVTLHTLNHEFTTQTHPMALHMVTVLPANLPFLSPEVLRLLEVHVKKWMHFQRWGLPRRVEESLRQLMPNPPFFCQRVNDQPVSFIPNDTSKFSVEKLGTYSHQNWGPFMGSQPTQAFWVSEWSTMDPEQRHHHQQIPNHMALALLSPALKESRRLYPHPGHQAHDSVAHLQQKYSQLFCGHPSLHSESLVNTLIDSQNCSTNGSISQHPLKDALLFKELSVLPLLPKTVPQSVPPSSPSSPNWVTPSDYQQAQISVPLLTLAECDALEWHLLQKQLQLQWGLPAVFQRPQHSQSPIQYRPCGKAQSPETVKTFWPVKPITVLTRKLLFFPEHARRLLEFHLQRQLIHHRWGLPQKIQESIQLLLSPTDQSTLSWSSTALANMSAPQPIALETTGAGDPFSPFTDPVSVPMPHFFDQTKAILQSHINFKCGQIHQGKVPACVYSSWQYIIPGDLQVAPLTCIPESKPLELQAATDPAPQEKAIPWMPMTLDQRQQASRDTVTEHPKLPRALSEGAIEKLETTLRHKYLAFLSGLPALYYVALSRAMGPAITTQDVITGMVPGPGKFPTEPLTQMISSEEKCLSLGPCFQDANNTCANIADEFQAEGQVEEDANNTCANTADEFQAEKQVEGMIETVHLESQIETSGPYTLKKPILAKLNFHLRKKILEIQLGIPIKARKSREQTIAIPENTSTQESPGNLNNQGKTLLQDLPTPPDVPHAPDPEWLHLKEQLAIELKAVQQNQKQPSSRAVPHGSAHWASKISQPSGDMTEAQVLCVQLEASVNSPSLEEPWSPEPQSPSKSKNSAQVPMLAEKRKDPGKPKLAGDHGEGDAGLAHCSTREISHPDAAQRPEGMNRTPCSPWQRSHSFHLDAFCEHSTQHPQIKLPEPPPRIPGGKESKKNDLQDSQTKLSVLLKPARISKNAQPMVPQASKGQSILGQPIQGKPLQGQTLKGQVLQQQVMPVHTNKRPRLTESGLRSKMKSFLHCFNTKTKGKGHEESMFSTAAKAANTRRENVEKSLAPAKSPTGRTKTEKTGGDSKAQSSPTEKQVCLAFLDGLHSPDSKLRHRSRSQQLHPASVLSHPRHCPRHCPRVAFATQPGNLP; encoded by the exons ATGTTGAGAAGTACTTTTGTTCTGTGGGATTTCGAGTATACCTTATATGTCTATGTCTTCATCTTCATCATTCTCCTAATTATCTGGCAAGTAAAAAGGAGTTACCATGGATTAAGGCTGGAACCTCAAAGGAGCTGCTGCCCG CGTCACCGAAGAGTCAGGATAAGAGATGCAGCATTTAGAG CTAGGAGACTTTCCCGGGAAGAAGCTGAGAAGCCATGGGAGCTGCTCTCTGTCATGAAAAG CCAGGGCTGGCTTCCTCAGGAGGGAAGTGTGCGACGGCTCCTGTGTGCAGATACCTGCTGCCAAATCTGCAATTCTATGGCTCTGGAGATTCAGCAGTTGCTGGCGGGTGAGAACACCCTGATCTGTCCCCCTTCATCAGAGCCATTGCAGGGGTCCTCTTGCCTAGAGATTTTGTCCATGTCTAATGTGTCTTTAGAACAGAATCTGGACCAATGTTCCCTACactccaaagcacttgtatatccaTCTGTAACACCCCCAGTGTTGCAATCAATAGATCAGAAATGCTTAACACAGTCAGCTGCCCAGTCGACTGGTACAGCCAGGGTGCACAATTACTGGGCTGAACACCACCAGCTGGGGCAAGGATTTCAAATAACTGGGGTGCCCAGGGGCCAAGAGACTATGTCTTGCTCAAGACTTGAGGAGGCTAGGTTAACAGTGAACCAGCAGGAGATGATGCAGAGCACCCCCAACCATGTCTATGGGAACAAAGGGCAACAGCCCTTGAATTCCCAGGTCACTCTGCACACCCTAAACCACGAATTCACTACCCAGACACACCCTATGGCCTTACATATGGTTACTGTCCTCCCTGCCAACCTGCCATTCCTCAGTCCTGAAGTCCTGAGGCTTCTTGAGGTACATGTGAAAAAATGGATGCATTTCCAGAGATGGGGGCTTCCCAGGCGTGTGGAGGAGTCCCTAAGGCAGCTTATGCCAAACCCGCCATTCTTTTGCCAACGTGTAAATGACCAACCAGTTTCTTTCATCCCAAATGATACTTCTAAGTTCTCTGTTGAAAAACTGGGGACCTATTCCCACCAGAACTGGGGTCCATTTATGGGCAGCCAGCCTACCCAGGCCTTCTGGGTTTCTGAATGGTCCACTATGGACCCAGAACAAAGACACCACCACCAGCAAATCCCAAACCATATGGCTCTGGCCTTGCTGTCTCCAGCCCTTAAAGAATCACGTCGCCTCTATCCACATCCTGGGCACCAGGCTCATGACTCAGTGGCCCATCTGCAGCAGAAATACAGCCAGCTATTCTGTGGCCACCCTTCTCTGCACAGTGAGTCCCTGGTCAACACATTAATAGATTCTCAAAACTGCTCCACAAATGGGAGCATATCCCAGCACCCCCTGAAGGATGCTCTTCTCTTCAAGGaactctctgtcctccccctgctGCCTAAAACTGTACCCCAATCAGTCCCACCCTCTTCCCCATCTTCCCCAAATTGGGTCACTCCATCTGATTACCAACAAGCTCAGATCAGTGTTCCATTATTGACGCTGGCTGAGTGTGATGCCTTGGAGTGGCACCTGCTGCAGAAGCAGCTCCAGCTTCAGTGGGGCTTGCCAGCGGTTTTCCAGAGACCTCAGCACAGCCAGAGCCCCATACAGTATAGGCCCTGTGGCAAAGCCCAGTCTCCAGAGACAGTGAAAACTTTTTGGCCAGTGAAGCCCATCACAGTCCTCACTAGGAAACTACTCTTCTTTCCGGAACATGCCCGAAGGCTGCTGGAATTCCATCTCCAGAGGCAGTTGATTCACCATCGTTGGGGCCTGCCCCAAAAGATCCAGGAGTCCATCCAGTTGCTCCTGTCCCCCACTGATCAGTCAACTCTGTCCTGGAGTAGCACAGCCCTAGCCAACATGAGTGCTCCCCAACCTATAGCCCTAGAAACCACTGGGGCCGGTGACCCATTCTCACCCTTCACAGACCCAGTGTCAGTCCCCATGCCACACTTTTTTGACCAGACCAAGGCAATATTACAGAGCCACATCAATTTCAAATGTGGGCAGATCCACCAGGGCAAGGTCCCTGCTTGTGTATACAGCTCTTGGCAGTACATAATTCCTGGGGACCTGCAAGTGGCTCCCTTAACCTGCATCCCAGAAAGCAAGCCCTTGGAGCTGCAGGCAGCAACTGACCCTGCCCCACAAGAGAAAGCTATACCCTGGATGCCAATGACCCTTGACCAACGGCAACAAGCCTCACGAGATACTGTCACTGAACACCCTAAGCTGCCCCGAGCCCTGTCTGAGGGAGCCATTGAGAAACTGGAGACGACTTTGCGGCACAAGTATCTGGCCTTCTTGTCAGGGCTGCCTGCTCTTTATTATGTGGCTCTTTCTAGGGCCATGGGACCAGCAATCACTACCCAAGATGTGATCACAGGAATGGTGCCTGGACCTGGAAAATTCCCAACTGAACCTCTGACTCAGATGATCTCATCTGAAGAGAAATGTCTGAGTCTTGGGCCATGCTTTCAAGATGCCAACAACACTTGTGCAAACATTGCAGATGAGTTCCAGGCTGAAGGGCAGGTAGAAGAAGATGCCAACAACACCTGTGCAAACACTGCAGATGAGTTCCAGGCTGAAAAGCAGGTAGAAGGAATGATTGAGACAGTGCATCTAGAAAGCCAGATAGAGACTTCTGGGCCCTACACACTCAAGAAACCCATCTTGGCCAAATTAAATTTCCATCTAAGAAAGAAGATCCTAGAGATACAACTGGGAATTCCCATAAAGGCAAGGAAGTCCAGAGAACAAACTATAGCAATCCCAGAGAACACATCCACACAGGAGTCTCCAGGGAATCTGAACAACCAAGGGAAAACATTGCTCCAggatctccccaccccaccagatGTTCCTCATGCCCCAGATCCAGAATGGCTCCACCTTAAAGAACAGCTGGCCATTGAGTTAAAGGCAGTGCAGCAGAACCAGAAGCAACCTAGTTCCAGAGCAGTACCCCATGGTTCTGCCCACTGGGCCTCTAAGATTTCACAACCCAGTGGCGACATGACAGAGGCCCAGGTACTTTGTGTTCAGCTTGAGGCCAGTGTGAACAGCCCCAGCCTGGAGGAACCCTGGAGCCCTGAGCCCCAAAGCCCCAGCAAGAGCAAAAACTCAGCCCAAGTTCCCATGctggcagaaaagagaaaggacccaggGAAACCCAAATTGGCAGGGGACCATGGAGAAGGGGATGCTGGGCTTGCACACTGCTCTACAAGAGAAATAAGCCACCCTGATGCAGCCCAGAGGCCAGAAGGGATGAACAGGACACCATGCAGTCCCTGGCAACGAAGCCATAGCTTTCATCTTGATGCTTTCTGTGAACATAGTACCCAGCACCCTCAGATTAAGCTTCCAGAGCCACCTCCAAGAATCCCTGGGGGGAAGGAATCTAAGAAGAATGACCTGCAGGACAGTCAAACCAAGCTCAGTGTCCTTCTCAAACCAGCAAGGATTTCTAAGAATGCCCAGCCTATGGTGCCCCAGGCATCAAAGGGCCAGTCTATCCTGGGCCAACCCATTCAGGGCAAGCCTTTGCAGGGCCAAACTTTGAAAGGTCAAGTTTTGCAGCAGCAGGTGATGCCAGTCCATACTAATAAGAGGCCCAGACTTACAGAATCTGGCTTGAGAAGTAAGATGAAATCCTTTCTGCACTGTTTTAACACCAAGACAAAAGGCAAAGGGCATGAGGAATCCATGTTCTCTACAGCTGCGAAGGCGGCCAATACCAgaagagaaaatgtagaaaagagcCTGGCTCCAGCCAAAAGTCCCACAGGGCGAACCaagacagagaaaacaggagGGGACTCCAAGGCCCAATCTTCCCCCACTGAGAAGCAGGTGTGCCTGGCCTTCTTGGATGGTCTCCATTCCCCAGACAGTAAACTCCGGCACCGCTCCCGCTCCCAGCAACTCCACCCTGCCTCAGTCCTGAGCCACCCCCGCCACTGCCCTCGGCACTGTCCTAGAGTGGCTTTTGCTACCCAACCAGGGAACTTGCCCTAG